GCCGCCAGCTTCTTGACGATCTCGTAGCCGCCGCTGAGGGTCGTGCCTGCGGCGTGCTGCGAAGCCGCATACTGCAAGCTTTAGAGGCCCGCGTGATCGGCAAACCGGGCTTCGGCTCTAATTTAGACTCAGTTCCCCCGGCTTCCTCCGGTTGCCCGCCCCGTGTAGACTGTCGCAAGCCAAAGCACATCACTGCTCAGGAGGAACCATTATGGATACTTACGAACAAGTCAAGAATGTGATCGTGGACAAGCTCGGCGTCGAAGCCGACAAGGTGACGCCCGAGTCCCGTTTCGTCGAGGACCTCGGCGCGGACAGCCTGGAGACCGTCGAGCTGATCATGGGCCTGGAAGACCAGTTCGGCGTGACCATCAGTGACGAGGCCGCCGAGAACATCCGTACGGTGCAGGCCGCCGTGGACTACATCAGCAGCCAGCAGTAACGCCGCGCAAGGTCGGGCCGGGGGCGGATGCGGAAAAGCCGTGTTCGCCCCTCACCATGAAGGCCCAGGCCGCGAGGCTGGAGGACACAACGATGGACATCAAACGAGTGGTCGTCACCGGACTGGGGCCGGTCAGCCCGATTGGCATGGGGGCAAAAGTCTTTGCCGAGGCGCAGCGGGCGGGCAAGAGTGGGGTCGGCCCGATCACCCACTTTGACGCCAGCATGTGCCGGGCGCAGATT
This portion of the Deinococcus rubellus genome encodes:
- the acpP gene encoding acyl carrier protein, giving the protein MDTYEQVKNVIVDKLGVEADKVTPESRFVEDLGADSLETVELIMGLEDQFGVTISDEAAENIRTVQAAVDYISSQQ